Proteins encoded by one window of Dryocola sp. LX212:
- a CDS encoding colicin-like pore-forming protein: MAWTGFGGSWSGGVHSGGDSSGSIGGSSRGMRAPSPADIASQFNSYGGTQITASQVSNIKSDGSGGYTANIQGQNNTVSSETGSRTSNTVGGFSGVLTSAGKVSSSSGSTSSNNSVAPGGWSIKPGDWSKLPDEFDTTVDQFKYKVKLDQFGKAISITQTAPRPYTKAENLKVAVAKSQNKNPGDLYPELDFSKGEPERQAKAKKEAEISWKTLPPNIRTFDVNVEGFRYTVKLNEQGTVISTTKIADRPYTKAENLKVAVAKTNKKTPGEMFPELDFAKTDPERKQKASQSAQDLFSSFPTNAISIASDFYKALTEKFGDKLSKEAKALEAAAKGKKLRSASEAIAAYDKYKGNLNKKFSVADRTAIAKALESLDKGTMAAQLQKFSKMFGVVGEAIAWGAFVNGVVKGFRTGNWNDAIIAGEKIAATKIASLLVVTAYAVIATTPIGIIGFSAILAMTAALITDKALEDLNKFILSL; encoded by the coding sequence ATGGCGTGGACTGGTTTCGGTGGAAGTTGGTCAGGTGGTGTTCACAGCGGTGGAGACAGCTCGGGTAGTATTGGCGGCAGTAGTAGGGGTATGCGAGCACCTTCACCTGCCGATATTGCTTCTCAATTCAATAGTTACGGTGGAACACAAATCACAGCATCGCAAGTCTCGAATATTAAAAGTGATGGATCTGGGGGTTATACTGCGAATATCCAGGGGCAAAATAACACTGTATCTTCTGAAACTGGCAGTCGAACTTCAAACACCGTGGGCGGGTTTTCAGGTGTATTAACTTCTGCGGGAAAAGTAAGCAGTAGTAGCGGTTCAACTAGTTCCAACAATTCCGTTGCTCCAGGAGGATGGAGTATCAAACCAGGGGATTGGAGCAAATTACCTGATGAATTCGATACAACGGTTGATCAATTCAAATATAAGGTGAAGTTAGATCAATTCGGTAAAGCTATTTCGATTACGCAAACAGCTCCCCGCCCATACACCAAAGCTGAAAATTTGAAAGTTGCAGTAGCAAAATCACAGAATAAAAACCCAGGTGATTTATATCCAGAACTTGACTTTTCAAAAGGAGAACCAGAACGACAGGCCAAGGCAAAAAAAGAAGCTGAAATATCTTGGAAAACATTGCCGCCTAATATCAGAACTTTTGATGTTAATGTTGAAGGCTTTAGATACACGGTAAAATTAAACGAGCAAGGAACAGTAATCTCAACCACTAAAATAGCTGATCGTCCCTACACTAAAGCTGAAAATCTCAAGGTAGCAGTAGCAAAAACAAATAAAAAGACTCCTGGGGAAATGTTCCCGGAGCTTGATTTTGCTAAAACTGATCCTGAGAGAAAGCAAAAAGCTTCACAAAGCGCACAGGATTTGTTCAGTTCTTTTCCAACTAATGCCATAAGCATAGCTTCCGATTTTTATAAAGCATTAACAGAAAAATTTGGTGATAAACTATCAAAAGAAGCTAAAGCGCTAGAAGCAGCGGCAAAAGGTAAAAAATTACGTAGTGCATCAGAAGCGATAGCTGCATATGATAAATATAAAGGTAACCTTAACAAAAAATTCAGCGTAGCTGACCGAACCGCAATTGCAAAAGCCCTTGAGTCATTAGACAAAGGTACTATGGCTGCACAGTTACAGAAATTTAGTAAGATGTTCGGTGTAGTTGGCGAAGCAATAGCTTGGGGAGCTTTTGTGAATGGAGTCGTCAAAGGTTTTCGAACAGGCAACTGGAACGATGCGATCATTGCTGGTGAAAAAATTGCCGCTACAAAAATCGCATCTTTATTAGTTGTTACTGCATATGCCGTCATAGCAACAACTCCAATCGGAATTATAGGTTTCTCGGCAATTCTCGCTATGACTGCTGCTTTAATTACAGACAAAGCGCTTGAGGATTTAAATAAATTCATCCTTAGCCTTTAA